Genomic segment of Trichoderma breve strain T069 chromosome 7 map unlocalized scaffold00007, whole genome shotgun sequence:
GGGCTTACATCAAGCCTTCTCCAGAGCCCCATTTGATCTCTAGGCAGACACATTTCGAAGCTCCATACAAGCTCCACGAGGCTGGAGCCCAGAGAAGCGCAGTTTCTAAGCGCGggtaccttttttttttgcccttgaACCCTTCTTCACTGCGAAGTTACGGGCTCCGCTTCTGGCAGCGTCCGGGACCCGTCGCCTGATCGGCAACCATGTTTGTCTGTCacctcttccccccttcccAGTTGTTTAGTGGACCGTTGGCCCCTCTCCAATCCCCACAGCGCATTGTTAGCCTCTGCTAGGGGCGTCTTGATGTTGGTGTGCCGTGCTTCCAGAAGCCGATGCAGAAGCTCCAGCGATACCAGTGTGGCGTGCAGAACAGGAACTGGCGCGTGGGGGGAGGCTGGATACCGACCATGACAAGGGCAGCCACTTTTGTAATTGAATTCTGTGAAGCAAAAGCGACAAGGTGTGGCTTCGAGGGATCTGATTTTCACCTCGTGGCCTGGGACACCTTCAGAAGACGCCCGGCGCCTACGGGGTCCTACAGGGTCCTCTCAGGGCCCGCTGACGCAACAGAGCCGTGCTGgccgtgaagaagacgagggaCTTTGCCTTGTAAACCTGCGTCATTGAGGCTTTTGCCTGACTCGTTGAGATGCGTCTTCACAAGGACATGGAGCTCGATACGGAGCTGTTTAGACCTCAAAAAGTGGCCGAGAGGAGCACCTGTTGCTGACAAGATGGATTCAAAGTGATTCAAAGCCATAAGCAGGTAGTCATAGCCGAGGCAAAGCTGTCTCATGGATCAGAGTAGGTATTGCGAGATACGTAAGCCATAGATCCTGAGGATTCGAAAGGAGCTGCCTGTAAAGTCTTTGGGGTTACAGCACGCTTGATGGGGAAGCTTCCGGGTGCGTGTGAGCAATCCTTTGGATCGGAGAGGCTCAGCTAGCATACAAAACCTCGATGGGAGCCTCAAACGGTCTGGTTGTCTTGGCTGTAGACTGTAGACGCGTCTGAGGTTGCTGCACTGGTGTTGAGCATCATGCACCTGCACGGTATGACAGCTCCTTGCATAGTAACGCCCTACGTTCGCATCACACAAGCACGACCACCTCCTATCCCGCATTTTCGATTCACCTCAAAATAGCCACGATGCTTCAGCGGGACCAGAAAATTGCGCCAAGACGCTTCCGGGCAGCGCCACATCTATTGTTGCACCCAGGAACGACGATGTCCTTTTTAGGTGGGAACCCCCACGGGACAGAATGTCGATGCCTGGGGAGTCCATCGAGGTCTAGACAGGTGAAGAGGACAGATTCGACGCTGAAGAGGACCGGATTCAAAAACACTGACACAGAGATTGTGCTTCTGGTATTTTGTTGGGTTAGGTCAGTTGAGATGAGGGTCGAAAGAGACAAATGCAGCCAAGCAACAGTCCCCATTGGATGTCTCAGTTCAGTTGGACAGTGTAGCATGATCCCCGCCATGGCGGCGACATCGGATAAGATGAAGCGAACTCAGCTTGTTCCTTTGTTGTCGAACCGCAGCATGCAGAATACTCGTAAAACACGTGTACTACTTTGCAAAACACTTTGAAACGCCGATCAAGTTTGAGGATATTCTCAACAACAAGATTCACTTGATGCGCCCGTGGCCATAGATTACCGAGGCCGTGGAATGATTGAAGCCGGATTATCGGGAGCTGGGTGTGCAGTGCGAGATAGCTTTCACAcaccctcttttttttgcaaGCGGCATGCTTATTTGGCTTCTCCGGATCCAAGACAACTTGATCTTGTCTCACAGTGTCTCTTCTGCGCTCAGGATGAGACAACACTGTGCCAAacatttcttcctttggaGAGAGCTTCGACCAGCCTTGGAGGTTGGTGGTCTGCTTGCAGATTTGCAACTTCACGGCGGCAAAGTGCGACCCCAGCTTTTGCCTCTCTGCATCGCTCGGATCCGATACGGCTATGGCAGTGGTGCAGATCGACTACTACTGTAGGTGAACCCCGATCGAGGCCCGGCCAAGTGTCTGTTTTCGCCACAACACCACAACTGTGCCGCGCCACGTTGTCTGTACATGGAAAAAATCTTCCTATCCAATCGCCCGCCCAATTGGACGCTGCAGAGCGCTAGAGACGGGGTCGGCGAAAGAGGTGAGAGGCTGGAGGGCAGCCGAGAACGCAGTTTTCTGTCTGCATCCCGCGGCCTGCATTTGAAATCAGACGCAGATAATGGCCTCGACTGTGTCGCTCATCCTGGGATCGACACAATTGCGGCCTTGTGGAACATACCCGTACACGATTGACCTGTTTTCCCTACACTGCAACATTGCCACATAAAACTGAACTATCTCGGCACAGGGCCGGCTTTGCCCAATCTCAGTTGATCGGCGGCTCGGGCAAGATTATGGTCCCTTGGTCCCCTAACAGCTGTCAGCGACGAGTAGTATCTGCAAATCCCGAGATGCCGTTCTACTGTACAGTATCATGGCCTGAGCTGAGGAAGAATCGGCAGCCCTCTGCGTCACATGCCCACTGAAAGCCCACTGTAAAGTGTACATCCTTTGGGCCCGCCGCCAGGAAAATCTCGTCAAGAAGATTCGAGATACTAGTCGCCAAGTAGCTCTTGATAGCAGACAGTGAAGATCTTGGACCTGTTGCCCATAATAGATGGAGACCGTGGACGAAGATTCGCAGCTCAGGAGGACTCGCGACGCACGGACTGGCTGATCTTTTGCCAGGTTCTTGCTTAGTCACGCGGTACTGCTTGCATTTTTTGCCCCTCGGAACCCCTCCAGGTTGTCGCGGTACACGGCTTGTACCTTGGCCAGGATACTTCCCTAGCAGCTGCGAATACGGAGGGCTGAGTACAAGCCTCCAAGCGATTATACCAGCACTACCACAACCTCAGCACTACACAAAAACTCGTAAGATGCAAACTTGTACCGTCTCCGTAGTGGTGTGGCTCTTCTCACCTCGGGCAAGCCATTGGGCAGCCATCAATTGGATTAATTTTAGCAGCCAATTCAGAATTTTCCCCTCGTCTGACGCTCTGGCATCGGTACATGCGGGTGACCTCGATACATggcctctcttttcctcttttttcgcTGCCGGACCTCCCGCCACGCTAAGCTTTTAGTTGAATGCGGCGGCCACACCCACTAAAACCCACTCGCCATCGCTGAGACCCAGATGCACACCCACTGCAGCCCCCCTGGCCGCATCCACTAAGCCCACTGCGCTACAGCCCCTCGACTTtgccatttcttttttttccgcCATGCCCCATGTTCGGCGCCCCCACTCCTCCAGCTGGTACTTGGGCCAAATCCTATATCAAGACACTCCTCGACGGCTGTTCGAAAGCAGacattctctcttctctctgcaTACCAAACCACCTCCTCTCCCCGCAAGCAAACACAGTCTTTTCAGCTCTCTCTGGGCTTTTATATACGCATAGACTCTTCCATCGTTTTTTGTCAaattcatcctcctcttcaaccacACAAAGCCTTCGTTACACCGCTCTACGAAgccccttcttctctcctcctcctctcctccattcTTCTACCTTTTCCACACAACAAACATACACACAGTCACAATGGCCTTCTCTACTCGAAGCGTACTGCGCGCCTCTCGCGCTGCCAACTTCTCAGCTGCCTCCCGTGTTGCTGCTCCCAGCAACGCCgtccgcttcttctcggccaCCCGTGCCGTCCGCGTGTCTGACACCGCCAACAAGAAGAGCGTTGTTCGCGAGAAGGAGGTTCCCGTCACCGTCTACGGCGCTGGCCAAGGTGACAAGCAGACTCTGCAGGTTCCTGATGGCGCCTCCAAGGTCCCCTACGACAGCCCCGTCCCCGCTGAGCGCGAGGAGGTTGAGCCTCTTAACAAGAAGGTCTACGACCAGCTCCCTCACACCGTCAAGAGCATGACCGTTCAGGacaaggtcatcatcatcactggtgGTGCTCGTGGTCTGGGCAACCACATGGCCCGAGCCTGTGCTGAGGCTGGtgccaaggccatcatcatcttcgatGCCAACCAGGAGCTGGGCGACGCTTCCGCCGCTGAGCTGCACCAGAAGTCTGGTCTCcctgtctctttcttcaagGTCGATGTCCGTGACGGTGCTGCTATCAACGCTGCTGTTGACTCCGTTGTCGAGCTCTACGGTGCTCCCGACGTCCTGGTCAACGCTGCCGGTATTGCCGACTCCAACATCAAGGCTGAGACCTACGACCCCGCCATGTTCCGTCGTCTGATCGACATCAACCTTACTGGTTCCTTCCTCATGGCCCAGGCTGTTGGCcgctccatgatggctgctggCAAGCCCGGCAGCTTGATCCTGGTTGCCTCCATGTCTGGCTCCATTGTCAACTACCCCCAGGAGCAGTCCTGCTACAACGCTTCCAAGGCTGGTGTCATCCAGTTCGCCAAGTCCATCGCTGCTGAGTGGGCCAAGTACAAGATCCGTGTCAACTGCATCTCTCCCGGTTACATGGACACTGCCCTCAACCGTGTCCCCGCCCTTGaggcccagaagaagatctgGAAGTCCCTGACTCCTCAGGACCGCCTGGGTGCTGTTGACGAGCTCAACGGTCTCTGCGTCTTCCTCGCTTCCGACTCCTCCAGCTTCATGACTGGTTCCAACGTCATCATTGACGGTGGTTACTCTTGCTACTAAAGGACGAGCTATCTCCTCCTGCATAGCACATCATCAGCATTTCACAACACATTAATATCTATCACGGAAGCGATACCGCTCGCAGCCTTGAAGGCTCGGGCATGGGAGTTTTGGGAGATATCGATGCATGAAATCTGCATTCGATTTTGAGGCAGCCATAAAAATTGGGGACATGATTGGCTTCGGCCACTGtcgttttgtttttctaTGCGACCATGGTGCTTTATTGCGAAAAAAATGCATTCGCCtttttctgctttttttAGTTTGGAGTTCATTCGGGTTTGCTGTCTGCCGGTCGGGGTACACGGAGCCAGACATGCATAGAGGGAATAGACGTCGAGTTCAATGATGCGAAGATTAGAGAGACTTTAGATGAAAACCACATTTTAGCCAAGACAAGTTGGCAGATGAAATTAATGAAGTGGCCTTGAGgcttttttaaagttaaacAACTTGTTCGCTTGCTCTAATTGTTTCGTCGTGACATGATATATCACTTTATAAATGCTTCACTTGTTATCTATCCATTGCAACGTGTAATTGTTAAATTCTAGATAGTAaatgcatatatatactatCTTAATACCCACCGCTCTGCCATCCAAATATGCTAGGTATGCCTGTCTAATCCAAGTCTTGCGTGAATAATACCCTCTCCTGAGCCCTAGAAGTGTATGAAATCTCATCTGCTCTACCGAAAACCGCGTCAGAGTATTGATGGTTGCCCAGCCTGGAGAACAAAGCACTGGCCAATCAAACACTTCCCAACCCCGCAACGTAAACATGTtaggaggagaaaaaagaagcattttATTATTTCACCTGGGTATTAACTTAGCTaactcttgttttttcttttttgtaagaaaacaaaaaaacgacaagaagaagaataagaaaaaataaaaaaattgGAATAGatggcgaaaaaaaaagcacagcaCTAGATTCATAAAAAGTGCTCCATCGAAGAAGTAAGATGCCaaaaaaaggtaataaaCGATAGCACATGACAAGAGGAGCCGCAGCTCTAGATACACAGCCCCCCTATTTGTTAAAAGTAACCCGTAAccgaagaaaagaagaagaaaatggatgaAGGCCAAAAGAACAATGGTATGCCTCTAATATTCAAGGTTTTCTTTTCGaaaatggagaaaaaaggagggggTGGCGAGCAACCTCTGCAGTTGTTTTCTTTTAGGGGAGATGGGGGGGAGAGGACGTGATATTGGTAACCTAGGGATTTGATGTGCTTAGGCACCTTTTCGAGCCTTTTCTTGTGCTCGCTGTTCTCGTGCGGCTCGGACTAGGGGGGACAACTGTGATAGATCGACACATTGTTTCATGAATTCATGCTACAGTGGCAAATAGGTTAGCAAGTGGAACGATTCCAAAGGGAAGTAGCCAGCAACAAGAACGGGGAAATATGAAAGAAGACACTCACTCTTAGTAAATCATGGGCGCTGGCTCTCTTCTCGGGGTCCACCTTCAATGCAAAATACAAGAAATCTCTAAACACCGCTGACAGGTCACCCTCGTTCTTGATCTGTGGCGTACCGTTGGTAGCAATCAGCCACAGAGCGCGAAGAGGCGATTCTGTCAGGTACGGCGGTTCGCCCTCAATCATCTCAATAGCCATGATGCCAAGAGACCAGATGTCGACTTTGCGGCCGTACTCCTTGCGCGTGACGACTTCAGGGGCCATCCAGTACGGCGTACCAACCATAGTGGTGCGCTTGTTCTGGGCCTCGTTGATGGTCGCGCAGAATCCAAAGTCAGCTATATCAGATGATTAGCATGTGTATTAGAAAGATAAAATATTTCTTTCCTGATTTTGGAATTCTTCAAAAGGAGAGAGCAAAGAATGGGAATTACTCACTGAGCTTAATGTTGCCTTCGCTGGACAAGAGAATGTTGTCAGACTTGATATCACGGTGAATGACGCCCTTAGAGTGCAAGTGTTGTAGTCCTCTCAACGTCTCTCTGCAGACTGAAGCAATCTGTCCCTCCGTCATGATGTTAAAAGTCACAACGTCTGTTAGACTGCCGCCCTCCATGTACTCCATGACGACCCAAAGCTCGCCGTCACAGAGGTAGCTGTCAATAAAGTTGACAATGTTGGGGTGAGAGCTGTCCTTCATGACGAGGATttcgttgatgatgaggtcCTTCTTCGGTTGCTGCTCCAGGTTCATCTGCTTAATAGCCACCAACCGGTTAGTTCCCCTCTCATGACCCGTGTACACTCCACCAGAAGCACCCTGTCCAATCTTGGTGAAGCCTCTGTAAATGTTGCGCGGGTCGCCTTCGCTGCATATCCGCCTGAGGGAAGCCACGACGTCCATGCCATTGCTCTGGCGGACTCGTTGTCTCGGGCGCGCACTGGCGGCAGCCGCTGGTGCGCCGGGGCTGGGTTGCTGTCGCTGCGCAGCGTGATGGCCATTGGCTTCCGGAGTGCGAGCGTATCCGGTAGCGGCCGTGGGAGCTGCCATGTGCGGGGACGGCTGTCTCTTGCTGGGGGCCCGGGCAAGCTGTCCAGTCATGGCTGCTTGGGCCTGAGCCATGgcctgctcctgctgctgctgcatcaacTGTTGCTGGTATACATTGGCCTGGGTGGCGGGACTGAGAGAAGGGGTCTGCGGAGTGTAAGGTGACAAGCCGTTGGTGCGAGAGTTGGATCGTGATCTGTGCTCCTCTGGAAGCATTGGAGTGCTTTCTTGAGAATGGCCATaactgctggaggaggcatcGTCCAAAGGCTGCGCCATGCCGATACCAGAGTCCTTTGCCGCATATGCGCCAGGTGGGAGTGGCCTGTTGTTCATGCTGATTGGAGGCTTCGGCGCCGGTCGGCTCGGCATGATCTCCTTGATGGGGCCGGCGCCATGAGTTCTACTACCGGCAGGGACGGGAGGTGGTGCCCGGGGATTCTCAAAGCTTCCTGTGATGACAAACCCTTGGTCAGCCTGATTGCGGCACAAACTTGACAAACGTGGACAATCTGAACAAAGGAAACCATAGGGGTAAAAAAGGCCATACCAAAGTAATTGCTGGGATATGTGTTTGGTGATGTCGGAGAGACGCCATACTGGCGAGAATCTGTGGCTGCTGCATTGTGAAACTTTTCGAGAGACTGATCTTCGGGTGGCCGCTCGGTGGTTTCTTTGTAGAATTGCAGGATATCAACCATGGTCTGAGggttctctctcctctccttctcgGAGATGCCACTTTCGTTAATGAGTCGCTGCCATTCTTTGGGAAGTCCCTGATCAAGTATTAGCATTGGCAGCAACATTGATtagcatcctcatcctcatcctcatcctcgtcatcgtgGGGATCAGGACTGGCTGCATGGTCATGCGGGGTTCACGCAGTAGCTGAAGagcattgaagatgaagacgatgatgccgcCACGGGTTTGGACTAACGGTAAACTGGCCGGTCGTGCTGTCGTAGCCCACATGCGTCACATGAACAGGGTTCTCGGGCGCAGATATTATAGGCTTCTTTTGAGAGCCGACCAGGCTGTTAACAAAGCCGGAGAAGCCCGACTTCTTGCGCGGATTTCtgccctccttggcctcgtcggAGAAGCGCTTGGGGCTCATGAGGCCGTCAGGAACGCGCCCGGTCGGGGCCTTTTCCAGCGCTTGGTCCATGGCAGCGTAGCTTGGCGATGTCGTGGGCGACGGTCTGGTGAAGCGGGGGTCGGTCGCAGCCTTGACGAGCGACGGCTGCTGGACTGTGGTGAACTTGGTGGCCTCGATGTGGTTGAGGATCGAAGTGCCGTCAAATGGCGCGCCGATCAGATCCTCGTTGGCGCGGCTCTGGTTGGGGTCGCTCAGGCGGAATCGGGCGCTGAGGTCTGGCGATGCATTCGTTCGCTGCTGGAAGCTCGAGGGGTGCGGCCGCGGGGAGCCGCTGGACGCGTTTGAGGCCGTCGACCGCACAGGCGGAGCGCTGGGGGCTCGTCGAAGGTTGCGCGAGCTGGAGCTTTTGCCGTCGAGCGACTCCGTGTCGTAgccggaggaggagcggCCGTAGGGCTGGTGCGAGGGGGGCCGCTTGATGAGTTTGCGACGCTGAGAATTGCCGTTCAACGGCGGGCTCTGGCGCTCCATGAGGTTGGTTTGTTCCAGCGCACCCTTACCTAAGAAAGACTGTCTCAGCCCACACAAGAGGGTCCCCGTCTGTGGCCCGTCCGTTCGACCTTTTGGGGGTGTGCGAGAAAAAAGGAACCTTGACTGAAAGAGGCGGCGCGGCCAGCCGTTGCGGACAATACTATGGCCAATTGCCAGAGAGACGGCgaatggggaaaaaaaatggaCAATAGGATTAAccggggggggggggggatgTTGTATGGAGTAGGTCGGGTCAgtcaggccaggccaggcaaGCAAAAGTGAGGTTAGTATGGAGGCGATGGGCAGGCCGGAGCAGGATAGGTAGCCAGGCACCTCAGTTACCAGGTGCAGTTCTCAGTAATTCTTGTaacagagagaaaaaaggacaagaggaaaaaagaagaaaatctAGACAGAACTGACGGCGTTCCAGGATTCTCTAGATCCCGTCCACCTTCAATTTTGCTGCGCTGCTATTCCCTGCCTGCACTCGTCCTGGGCCCCATAAGAGTGGCAGATTGTTCACAAGATAATAGGCCCAAGAGGGGCGCGAGCGGGTGCGAGCTCCAGGCTGAGATGCACTGTGCTGCTCTGCGGGTCGACGTTTAACATACCGTGCAATGcgctcgtacgagtacgtgtacACTCTAATCTATCTACAGAGAAGAAAGCAGCTGCGGTGGTTTTCAAGTCCAGCCTGGTACCGCAGCATGCGAATCAAGGGAGCTGGAAATACTGGGCCATTGGTGTGAATCTGTGTTGGAGACAATCTGTGTTGGAGACAGGTGCATACAAGT
This window contains:
- a CDS encoding enoyl-(Acyl carrier protein) reductase domain-containing protein; the protein is MAFSTRSVLRASRAANFSAASRVAAPSNAVRFFSATRAVRVSDTANKKSVVREKEVPVTVYGAGQGDKQTLQVPDGASKVPYDSPVPAEREEVEPLNKKVYDQLPHTVKSMTVQDKVIIITGGARGLGNHMARACAEAGAKAIIIFDANQELGDASAAELHQKSGLPVSFFKVDVRDGAAINAAVDSVVELYGAPDVLVNAAGIADSNIKAETYDPAMFRRLIDINLTGSFLMAQAVGRSMMAAGKPGSLILVASMSGSIVNYPQEQSCYNASKAGVIQFAKSIAAEWAKYKIRVNCISPGYMDTALNRVPALEAQKKIWKSLTPQDRLGAVDELNGLCVFLASDSSSFMTGSNVIIDGGYSCY
- a CDS encoding protein kinase domain-containing protein, encoding MERQSPPLNGNSQRRKLIKRPPSHQPYGRSSSGYDTESLDGKSSSSRNLRRAPSAPPVRSTASNASSGSPRPHPSSFQQRTNASPDLSARFRLSDPNQSRANEDLIGAPFDGTSILNHIEATKFTTVQQPSLVKAATDPRFTRPSPTTSPSYAAMDQALEKAPTGRVPDGLMSPKRFSDEAKEGRNPRKKSGFSGFVNSLVGSQKKPIISAPENPVHVTHVGYDSTTGQFTGLPKEWQRLINESGISEKERRENPQTMVDILQFYKETTERPPEDQSLEKFHNAAATDSRQYGVSPTSPNTYPSNYFGSFENPRAPPPVPAGSRTHGAGPIKEIMPSRPAPKPPISMNNRPLPPGAYAAKDSGIGMAQPLDDASSSSYGHSQESTPMLPEEHRSRSNSRTNGLSPYTPQTPSLSPATQANVYQQQLMQQQQEQAMAQAQAAMTGQLARAPSKRQPSPHMAAPTAATGYARTPEANGHHAAQRQQPSPGAPAAAASARPRQRVRQSNGMDVVASLRRICSEGDPRNIYRGFTKIGQGASGGVYTGHERGTNRLVAIKQMNLEQQPKKDLIINEILVMKDSSHPNIVNFIDSYLCDGELWVVMEYMEGGSLTDVVTFNIMTEGQIASVCRETLRGLQHLHSKGVIHRDIKSDNILLSSEGNIKLTDFGFCATINEAQNKRTTMVGTPYWMAPEVVTRKEYGRKVDIWSLGIMAIEMIEGEPPYLTESPLRALWLIATNGTPQIKNEGDLSAVFRDFLYFALKVDPEKRASAHDLLRHEFMKQCVDLSQLSPLVRAAREQRAQEKARKGA